In Sorangium aterium, the genomic stretch ACCCGGCGAGCGTCGTGACCTTGTTGAGCGCCGTGGCGCTGAAGAGCTCTTGAAGCCCCGCCAGGCTGACATTGCCCTCCTTGAGGACGCGGGCGATCCATTCGACCTTGTCGTCGTATACTTCGGTCGAATACGGTTTGTCGTTCGGGCGTCCAGCGAAGAACACGCCGGGGTGCAGGAGATTCAGGGTGTTGAACGTCGCGATGGCGAAACTCTTGGCCATGGGGCCCTCCCTCGAAGGTGACGATTTCCTGGTGCAATGGTACAGCGCGACGACATCGACTGGAAGAGTAATGCAATCGATCTCCGCCCTGCCCACGGCAAGGGTGGGGAGCGTGCGGGCTCCCGACGGGTGTACGCCGCTGCTGGGCGCCGGTGACATTTTCCTCTGCGAGCCCCTGGCGATCACGCCACGCCGCGGATCGACGAGGCGCGACGCACGCGCCTCCGCGGCCGGACGTGAGGCAGATGTAGCGATTGGCCTCGGCTGCGGCCTGGTCGTGCCGGCCAGGGAGCTGGTCGAATCGGCCAGCCGATCGCCTCGCGATACGCTCCGTTCGCCGCATCCAGGCCATGCCCGAACGAGCCCTCGCGACGAAGGCGCGCAGCGCCCACGATGGCTCGATCGTGCCCCCGTCCGGGCGCTCCTGTGCGCTGCGCAAGGCGCTCGCGGCGTTCCTTGTCGATCGACGACCCGATGCAGCGCACGCCCGTGGACGACGAGCAACCCGCGCGGCTGCCGCTCGGAATGCCGCCCCTGGCATATTGACCGCGTCTGCCCGACTGGGTACGACTGGTTCGTGCCGGGTGAACCTGATCAACGAACGCTATCCGCCACGGGCGGACAGCGGTATCTGGACAAATCAGGCAACGGCAGCTTTTTGTTTCTGGTCGCGGACAGCCATCGGCCGCTTGCGTCGTCGGCGCGCATCGCCCTCGACGACGTCGAGGAGGTCGTTATCGGCCGCGGCAATGCCCGGAGGCTGGAGGTCGCGGACAGCGGCTCACGCCGGCGCGTCGAGATCCAGCTCGACGACCCCTGGCTCTCGTCGAGGCATGCGCGGATCATGCGGGTCCTCGGCCGGTGGTGCTTCGAGGATTGCGGCTCCAAGAACGGCAGCATCCTCAATGGGGCCCCGCGGAAGCACGCCGAGCTCGGGGAGGGCGACGTGCTCGAGCTGGGCCGCACGTTCTTCCTCTACCGCGCGGCGATTCCCCGCGGCGCCGAGCAGGTCACTCTGCTGGAAGCGTCGAGCCTCGCCGCGCACGTCCCTGGGCTGCTCTCCCTCGTCCCGTCGCAGCTCGAGATGTTCGAGCGGCTCAGGGTGGTGGCGGCCTCCACCATCCCCGTGCTGATCCAGGGCGAAACGGGCACGGGCAAGGAGGTCATGGCGCGCGCCATCCATTCGCTCTCGGGCAGGCCGGGCGCGTTCGTGGCGATCAACTGCGGTGCGCTGCCGCGGGATCTGGTCGAAGGCGAGCTCTTTGGGCACAGGAAGGGCGCCTTCTCCGGGGCCACCGAGGATCGCCCCGGGCTCGTGCGCAGCGCCGATCGCGGGACGCTCTTCCTCGACGAGATCGGCGATCTGCCCCTGTCCGCCCAGGTGGCCTTGCTCCGCGTGCTCCAGGAGCGCGAGGTGCGCCCCGTGGGCGGCACGCGCTCGATCCCCGTGGACCTCCGCGTCGTGGCGGCCACACACCGGCCGATCGAGCGTATGGCGACGTCGGGCGACTTCCGCTCCGACCTGCTCGCGCGGCTCTCCGGCCACGCCATCGAGCTCGCGCCGCTCCGGGCTCGCCGGGAGGACCTCGGCCTCATCCTCGGCGCGATCCTGCGGCGCGTCGACGGAGAGCGCGCCGAGCACATCCAGCTGCACCCTCGCGCGGCGCGCGCCCTCGTCACGTACGGCTGGCCGCTCAACGTGCGCGAGCTCGAGCAGTGCATCACGACCGCGGTGGTGCTGGCGCAGCGGGGTACCATCGAGCTCGATCACCTGAACAGCGCGCTGAGGCGCAACGCCGCCGACGCGACGGAGCAAGGAGACGATCCTACCCGGCCCGAGGAGCTCAAGGCGCTCCTGCGCGCGCACAGCGGCAACATCGCCGGCGTGGCGCGCGCCATGGGCAAAGCCAGGATGCAGATCCATCGCTGGTTGAAGCGCTACGAGATCGACCCGGATGATTTCCGCCACTGAGGTGCTGCGTCGCGGCCGTGGGATGAGGCGGGCATGACGCCGGACACGGTCGTCGCGTCTCGCTACCGCGTCCTGCGTCGCCTGGCCGCGGGCGCGATGGGCGCTGTCTACGAGGTGATCGACCTCCAGACGGAGCGCCGACGGGCGCTCAAGGTGATGCACGCTCATACGGTCGAGCGCGCCGACCTGAGGGAGCGATTCGCGCTGGAGGCCCGCGTGTCCGGCCAGGTCGACAGCCCCGCGCTCGTCGACGTCGTCGACGCGGGCGTCGATGACGCCACGGGGACTCCGTTCCTCGTGATGGAGCTGCTCCGGGGGGAGACCTTGAGCGAGCGGCTCGCGCGCGTGGGCGGCCACGCGCCGGCCGAGGTGCTCGCCTATCTCGGTCAAGCCGCGCCGGCCATCGACAAGATGCACCAGCTCGGCATCGTCCACCGCGACCTGAAGCCGAGCAACCTGTTCCTGGAGCAGCGAGAGCACGACGCCCCGCGCATCAAGATCCTCGATTTCGGCGTGGCGAAGGTGCTGCACGAGGGCGCGACCCGCGGCTCGACCGGCGCGGCCGGGACGCCGATCTACATGGCGCCGGAGCAGTTCCAGAGCGGCAGGATCACACCTTCCGCCGATATCTACGCGCTCGGGTTGATCGCGTACACGCTCCTCGTCGGCAGACCCTACTGGGAAGAAGAAGTCGGCATCGGCGACAGCCCCGTCGCGTTCGCGCTCGTCGCGCTGCAGGGCCCCAAGGAGCCTGCGTGCGAGCGCGCCGCGCGGTACGGCGTGACGTTGCCGCCCGCGTTCGACGCGTGGTTCACACGCGCGACGGCGCTCGCGCCGGGCCAGCGCTTCCCGACCGCGGGCGCCGCCGTGGGGGCGCTCGCGCGGGCGCTCGGCGTGCCAGGCTACGAGCTGCCAGCACAGCAGCCCGCCGGGGCCGAAGCGCGTGAGGGGACGCCGCCCGTCGACGAGCAATCGACGTGGACCGACACGTTCCAGTCCGACGGGCATCTGGGTGGAAGCGAGGGAGTGGGACGCACGGACTCGGTGGCCGGCGCAGGGGGGCCCGGCCCCGCGCCGCCTCGCTTCGAGCCCGAGAGCGACGCAACGGACCCGAGCCCCCCTCGGCAGCCGCAGGCCATCGTGCATCGGTCGCGCCGGTGGCGCTGGATCGCGGCCTCGAGCGTCACGCTGGCCGCCCTGGGTCTGGGCGCCGTCCGGTGGGCGTTCCCTCACCGGCCAGCGCCTGGTCCTCCACCCACGGTCATGCGATCTCCGCTGGAGCCCGACAACACGGTGCTCGCTTGCCCGATCCTGGAGGCCACCGGGGTCGAGGCGCCGGCCGGATGGCTGGGAGCGGCCGCCGCGGCGACGCTGTGCGAGCGGGCTCGGGTCCTCCTCGGAGGCCGCGCGGCGCGCACGTTGGTCCCTGCGGAGCTGCTCTCGCTCCCACGGCCGCACGCGGACACGGTTCCTATCGATCCCTATGCCGGGCCGGAGGCTCGCGCCCAATCGCTGGACGCGGCGCGCAGGAGGGGAGCGGCCTATGTGGACGGGGCGATCGTCCTCGAGCCGTCCCGCGCCTTTCAGCTCACGGTCACGCTGCGAGCCGCCGACGGTAGGGAGCTCGCGTCCTCGGTCGGCAGGGCGAGCGCGCTTTATGAAGCCGTGAGGAACGCCATGGATCCCTGGGTCGATGCAGGGGTGTTGCCAAAGGCCTCACGCCTCGACGACGCCGTGGCCGATTTCTCGAGGGCGCGCACGGTCGACGGGGCGCTGGATCTGCTCGACCTGACGCTGGCCATGACCCACAACGCCGGCGGGCTCCGACAGGAGTGCGCCCGGTTCGAGGCGCGCGGCGGCGGCCTCGCGGAGATGGGACCAGGCGAGCGCTTCCGCTGCGCCTACACGCTCGGCGAGCCCGCTCCCGTGGTCACGCTCCCGCCGGCCGGCGCCAATCCCTCACCGGGTGAGCTCGCCGCGCGCGCCCGCGTCGATCTCATGATGCGGCGTGCTGTCGATCCGACGGCGGTGGCGGAGCTCCAGCGCCTTTATGATCGCGAGGCGTCGGCCTGGGGACGCTCGACCCTCGCAGCGACGATATCCTGCCTGCTGCCGTCGCCCGATGAGGAGCGCGCCACGGAGAGGACGACGCTCGCCAAGGACATGGCGTTCAGCGCGGTGCAGGCCGAGCCGAAGAACCCGATCGGGGAGTGGTGCGCGCCCTGGGTGCAGCTGGCGACGGTGACCCACGGGACCCCGAGCGCGGCGAGCGCGTTGCAGGGCATGCGGGCCTGGATGCCGTGGGAGGCGTATGGGTGGCTGTTCGAGGACTCCGACCCTGGAGCGGCAGAGGCTCCCCCGCAGCATGCTCGCACGCGCGCCGTCGGGTTCGCGCGGCGTGCCTATGTCCTCTCGCCCCTGGACATGAACGTGGCCGACACGCTGGTCGATCGGCTCCTCCAGGATGGAGCGCGCCAGGAGGCGCGCGGGATAGCGCTCGCGGTGGGCCAGGGAAGCCAGGTGCTGCACAAGGTCGGCAGCGAGCTCCTCCTCATCCGCGTCGAGGCGAGCGAGGCCGGCATCGGCGCCGCCCTCGAGCGGGCGAGGCGCGCGATGGCCATTTCCCCCGGTGATTCCGGGTTCGTTCGCGTCCAGCGCCTCCAGATCGCCTGGCGCGCGCTGGAGCTCGCGCTCGTCCTCGGGCGTGAGCGCGAGATAGCCGACCTCATCGTCGCCCGCTTCCTCGACCCGGAGCCACCCCTCCTCGAGGGCACCCACATCAGCGTCCCGCTGCGCATGGGAGCCGTCTGCGCCCGTGCCAGTCGGGCGGTGTCGCGGCGTTGCTTCGAGCGGCTTCGCAAGCTCCGGGTCAGGTTCCCGGAAGGCGAGCTGCCGAACACCGAGAGCTTCATCACGGGAGCCGAGCGTTATGCCAGCGGAGACCAGCGGGGCGCCGCGCTGGCGTGGCGCCCGCTGCTGCAGGAGCCTGAGCCGTTCGTCGAGGTGCTCGGCGACGCCATGGTCGCGACCTATGAGCGCGAGGGGGAGCACGAGCTCGTTGACCGGCTGGAGCGGGCGAGCCGGGACGACAGCGAGGCCCTGAACGGCGCGAGCCTGAAGACGGTGCGCCAGGCGGAGCGCGCGGCGAGGCGCGGGGACAGGCAGAGGGCCCTCGGGCTGGCCCAGCAGGTGATCAAGGCGTGGTCGGTGGTGGACGCCCCTGTCCCGGCGGTCGAATCGATGAGGCGGCTCGCGGCGAGGCTACTTGAGTGAACGGTCGATCAACCAGGGCTTGAACGAAGAGCACCCGGAGTCGCTCCTGAGATCGCATGGATGGTTCAAGTAGACCGTGACGGGGTATTTCCACTGCGCGCCCGCCTCATCGCACGGGGTGTAGATGGATCGCCTGGCACCGGCAGACCGAACGCAAGCGCCCGGATTCCCGTTGAAAGGAGAGCATGGCTTCGGTTCGTGGACGAAGCACTGCGCTGCCGCATCGGACGCAGGGAGGGCGCAGAGCCTGTCGGCGAGGTTCGCCATGCCTTGATTCCAGTCCTCGCCATAACACGCGTACTGCTTGTCGAAGAGCACCCCGTCGGGCCGAGCCCCCCCGGGGTTCGAATCGAAGATGTTCCCGTAGAACCCGCCCTCGCGGTACCTGAACAGCTCCACCTCCTTCGCCGGATACCTCACCCCATCGGAGCTCTCGAACTTCACGTCGACCGCGAAATTTCGCTCCGACAGCATCACGCTGAAGTACCCGACCTGTTCGGGGGTGGAGCTCGCCTCGTCGACAATGCCTGTGCCAGCAGGGCCATTCGCGGGGCATGTGAAGTCGACCGTGTCGCCAGGACCGTCGAGCACATCGCTCTTGATGTGCTTGATGTACCTGCTCCGAGGATCTGCCGCGTCGTAGTCCACGTGGTTGCATCCATGGTTACCCGCGCATACACGCACGAACACCGGAGATGAGCTGGCGTGGGCCGAGTCGAGCTTGAGCCTGACCGTCCTCGGCCCACTATCGCCTGACCTCTGCGCCAGGCATTGCCCGACGTAACGCGCCGTCCACCCGCAGTCGCTCGTCGCCCGACGCGGTCCGCCGGGAGGGTTGCAAGCGGCGAAGCTCTCGATCTGCGTGGCCTCGCCTGTGCTGGTGTTCCTCTCTCGAGACCTTGTCTCGGCGGGGACCTTGTCATGGAGCGCGACGAGACCCCCTGGGCCGCGCATGGATACCACGACCACCTTGTTGAGCGCGTTCACCCGGGCGAGCACGCCTGCGGAGACCGCTTGCAGGCATTCCGGGGATGGAAGGTCGTTGAACCAGTCCCCCAAGGGTCCCCCGCTGGCGCATGCCCCGATCTGCCCATTCCACTCGTAGCGCTTGTTCCCCACGCGGACCGACACC encodes the following:
- a CDS encoding serine/threonine-protein kinase; amino-acid sequence: MTPDTVVASRYRVLRRLAAGAMGAVYEVIDLQTERRRALKVMHAHTVERADLRERFALEARVSGQVDSPALVDVVDAGVDDATGTPFLVMELLRGETLSERLARVGGHAPAEVLAYLGQAAPAIDKMHQLGIVHRDLKPSNLFLEQREHDAPRIKILDFGVAKVLHEGATRGSTGAAGTPIYMAPEQFQSGRITPSADIYALGLIAYTLLVGRPYWEEEVGIGDSPVAFALVALQGPKEPACERAARYGVTLPPAFDAWFTRATALAPGQRFPTAGAAVGALARALGVPGYELPAQQPAGAEAREGTPPVDEQSTWTDTFQSDGHLGGSEGVGRTDSVAGAGGPGPAPPRFEPESDATDPSPPRQPQAIVHRSRRWRWIAASSVTLAALGLGAVRWAFPHRPAPGPPPTVMRSPLEPDNTVLACPILEATGVEAPAGWLGAAAAATLCERARVLLGGRAARTLVPAELLSLPRPHADTVPIDPYAGPEARAQSLDAARRRGAAYVDGAIVLEPSRAFQLTVTLRAADGRELASSVGRASALYEAVRNAMDPWVDAGVLPKASRLDDAVADFSRARTVDGALDLLDLTLAMTHNAGGLRQECARFEARGGGLAEMGPGERFRCAYTLGEPAPVVTLPPAGANPSPGELAARARVDLMMRRAVDPTAVAELQRLYDREASAWGRSTLAATISCLLPSPDEERATERTTLAKDMAFSAVQAEPKNPIGEWCAPWVQLATVTHGTPSAASALQGMRAWMPWEAYGWLFEDSDPGAAEAPPQHARTRAVGFARRAYVLSPLDMNVADTLVDRLLQDGARQEARGIALAVGQGSQVLHKVGSELLLIRVEASEAGIGAALERARRAMAISPGDSGFVRVQRLQIAWRALELALVLGREREIADLIVARFLDPEPPLLEGTHISVPLRMGAVCARASRAVSRRCFERLRKLRVRFPEGELPNTESFITGAERYASGDQRGAALAWRPLLQEPEPFVEVLGDAMVATYEREGEHELVDRLERASRDDSEALNGASLKTVRQAERAARRGDRQRALGLAQQVIKAWSVVDAPVPAVESMRRLAARLLE
- a CDS encoding sigma 54-interacting transcriptional regulator, whose product is MPGEPDQRTLSATGGQRYLDKSGNGSFLFLVADSHRPLASSARIALDDVEEVVIGRGNARRLEVADSGSRRRVEIQLDDPWLSSRHARIMRVLGRWCFEDCGSKNGSILNGAPRKHAELGEGDVLELGRTFFLYRAAIPRGAEQVTLLEASSLAAHVPGLLSLVPSQLEMFERLRVVAASTIPVLIQGETGTGKEVMARAIHSLSGRPGAFVAINCGALPRDLVEGELFGHRKGAFSGATEDRPGLVRSADRGTLFLDEIGDLPLSAQVALLRVLQEREVRPVGGTRSIPVDLRVVAATHRPIERMATSGDFRSDLLARLSGHAIELAPLRARREDLGLILGAILRRVDGERAEHIQLHPRAARALVTYGWPLNVRELEQCITTAVVLAQRGTIELDHLNSALRRNAADATEQGDDPTRPEELKALLRAHSGNIAGVARAMGKARMQIHRWLKRYEIDPDDFRH